The following coding sequences are from one Pyxidicoccus xibeiensis window:
- a CDS encoding nucleotidyltransferase domain-containing protein, which produces MLPEPHRRFLDVSQAAWTSDSRLLGVAAGGSLMTGRMDAFSDLDLVLVCRDDARAAVMQDRLAIARRAGALLQGFTGEHVGEPRLLICLYGPPLLHVDLKFVSLAELGSRIEDPVVLWERAGALTERLAQDAATPLPPPDPQWLEDRFWVWIHYGADKVRRGELFECLDMLGYLRAQVLAPLAGLAAGRDTRGVRRVERDLAHVLPALAQTVARPEAGDCGRALHAAVALYAQVRDTTGAVRRSPAEPAVRAYLDTCFQRTG; this is translated from the coding sequence ATGCTTCCCGAGCCCCACCGCCGCTTCCTCGACGTCTCCCAGGCCGCATGGACCTCGGACTCCCGCCTGCTGGGTGTGGCCGCCGGGGGGAGCCTCATGACGGGCCGGATGGATGCCTTCTCTGACCTGGACCTCGTCCTCGTCTGCCGGGACGACGCGCGTGCCGCCGTCATGCAGGACCGGCTCGCGATTGCACGCAGGGCCGGAGCGCTCCTGCAGGGCTTCACCGGCGAGCACGTGGGCGAGCCCCGCCTGCTCATCTGTCTCTACGGCCCTCCCCTGCTCCACGTGGACCTGAAGTTCGTGTCGCTCGCGGAGCTGGGCTCGCGCATCGAGGACCCGGTCGTGCTCTGGGAGCGCGCGGGAGCGCTGACGGAGCGACTGGCCCAGGACGCCGCCACGCCCCTGCCGCCGCCCGACCCCCAGTGGCTCGAGGACCGCTTCTGGGTGTGGATTCACTACGGTGCGGACAAGGTCCGTCGCGGAGAGCTGTTCGAGTGCCTGGACATGCTGGGCTACCTGCGGGCCCAGGTGCTGGCGCCGCTGGCCGGCCTGGCGGCGGGCCGGGACACGCGCGGCGTGCGCCGGGTGGAGCGGGACCTGGCCCACGTGTTGCCCGCGCTCGCGCAAACAGTGGCACGGCCGGAGGCAGGAGACTGCGGGCGCGCCCTCCACGCCGCCGTGGCGCTCTATGCCCAGGTGCGCGACACGACGGGGGCCGTCCGTCGCTCGCCAGCGGAGCCCGCCGTCCGTGCCTATCTGGACACCTGCTTCCAAAGGACGGGATGA
- a CDS encoding CPBP family intramembrane glutamic endopeptidase — protein MRAVFFNVGNSVRSGWKLLGYFLLTALFVGGSIFLRRMLPDGVRPFVSEPLLAFLGALLATRVCTRLERTSLAAAGFSPTGPIWRDLGLGLLGGAAAVLLVAVGVWLLDGLHLVRAPEGTVSGLLRGAWTMLVASLFEETVFRGYAFQRAVQGMGARWAQVLFAVLFTLAHPFPPEMEGSVMALAMLNTFMAGWVFGLCYLRTGHLALPVGAHWGWNWVLGSLGFGVSGNDSKGWWTPVFHGKPTWLTGGDYGLEASVVTAGVLVLILVGLTRWKGHKTVIAPVPLTPPIIATGL, from the coding sequence ATGAGAGCCGTCTTCTTCAATGTCGGAAACAGCGTGCGCAGTGGCTGGAAGCTCCTCGGCTACTTCCTCCTGACCGCCCTCTTCGTCGGGGGGAGCATCTTCCTGCGCCGGATGCTGCCGGACGGGGTGCGGCCGTTCGTCTCGGAGCCGCTGCTGGCCTTCCTGGGCGCGCTGCTCGCGACCAGGGTCTGCACCCGGCTGGAGCGCACGTCGCTCGCGGCGGCAGGCTTCTCGCCCACCGGGCCCATCTGGCGCGACCTGGGCCTGGGTCTGCTGGGCGGCGCCGCCGCCGTGCTCCTGGTGGCCGTGGGCGTGTGGCTGCTCGACGGGCTCCACCTGGTGCGGGCACCGGAGGGGACGGTCTCCGGCCTGCTGAGGGGCGCGTGGACGATGCTGGTCGCCTCGCTCTTCGAGGAGACGGTGTTTCGTGGCTACGCCTTCCAGCGGGCCGTGCAGGGAATGGGCGCGCGCTGGGCGCAGGTCCTGTTCGCCGTCCTCTTCACCCTGGCTCACCCCTTCCCGCCGGAGATGGAGGGAAGCGTCATGGCGCTGGCGATGCTCAATACCTTCATGGCCGGCTGGGTGTTCGGCCTCTGCTACCTGCGCACGGGCCACCTGGCGCTCCCCGTGGGTGCGCACTGGGGATGGAACTGGGTGCTGGGGAGCCTGGGCTTCGGGGTGAGCGGCAACGACTCGAAGGGCTGGTGGACTCCCGTCTTCCACGGCAAGCCCACGTGGCTGACCGGCGGCGACTATGGCCTCGAGGCCTCCGTCGTCACCGCCGGGGTCCTCGTGCTCATCCTGGTTGGGCTGACACGCTGGAAGGGACACAAGACTGTCATCGCGCCCGTCCCCCTCACGCCGCCGATTATTGCCACGGGGTTG
- a CDS encoding MarR family winged helix-turn-helix transcriptional regulator, with protein MLAELTGTEVPFPDRSTVGGTSEGLAIMYKRLYICLMKAGLGTQLRHLIELLDGAVADAYEAEGLSYRPRYTPVMRALMAHEPATIGQLAELAGITQPAVTQTVALMLKEGLVSAESEPGDRRQRLVRLSPAGRELLPRLQACWKATAGAAADLDAELPTPLSQTLEQAIRALEARPFSTRIAEARARLKTPEAVPSTPARGGRPKTRRA; from the coding sequence ATGCTTGCCGAGCTCACCGGCACGGAGGTCCCGTTCCCGGACCGCTCCACGGTGGGCGGCACGTCCGAAGGCCTTGCCATCATGTATAAGCGCTTATATATCTGCCTCATGAAAGCGGGGCTCGGAACGCAGCTGAGGCACCTGATTGAGCTGCTCGATGGGGCGGTGGCGGACGCCTATGAGGCCGAGGGGCTGTCGTACCGGCCCCGCTACACGCCGGTCATGCGCGCATTGATGGCACATGAGCCCGCGACGATTGGCCAGCTGGCCGAGCTCGCGGGCATCACCCAGCCCGCCGTCACCCAGACGGTGGCGCTCATGCTCAAGGAGGGGCTGGTCTCCGCGGAGTCGGAGCCGGGAGACCGGCGCCAGCGGCTGGTTCGACTCTCGCCGGCCGGGCGCGAGCTGCTCCCGCGCCTGCAGGCGTGCTGGAAGGCCACGGCGGGCGCGGCGGCCGACCTGGACGCCGAGCTGCCCACGCCTCTGTCTCAGACGCTGGAGCAGGCCATCCGCGCGCTCGAGGCAAGGCCCTTCTCAACGCGCATCGCCGAGGCGCGCGCCCGTCTGAAGACGCCGGAGGCAGTGCCCTCCACCCCCGCGCGGGGAGGCCGTCCCAAGACGCGTCGCGCCTGA